In one window of Solanum pennellii chromosome 2, SPENNV200 DNA:
- the LOC107010750 gene encoding uncharacterized protein LOC107010750 has translation MASSMRSNGASIENQKSNGTKDGEMVVTCTNYKGNDKMPVRNDTRRSLTYPCPVPSYYADIPGIHLTVDLHIPRKDKAAAVASAEVARRAIRDDVAGEGSCVKGLIPLAESTSKKTHPSNHQP, from the exons ATGGCTTCATCAATGAGATCTAACGGTGCTTCAATTGAGAAT CAAAAGAGCAACGGTACCAAGGATGGGGAAATGGTCGTCACTTGTACTAATTACAAGGGGAATGACAAGATGCCGGTGCGAAATGACACTCGTCGATCGTTAACGTATCCATGTCCAGTTCCATCATACTATGCTG atATTCCTGGAATACACTTGACGGTTGATCTGCACATACCACGAAAGGACAAGGCTGCTGCTGTTGCATCTGCAGAAGTAGCACGTAGAGCTATACGCGACGACGTGGCTGGTGAAGGATCATGCGTTAAAGGACTCATTCCATTGGCTGAAAGCACTAGCAAAAAGACTCATCCCTCCAACCACCAACCCTGA